The Seleniivibrio woodruffii genome window below encodes:
- the nqrE gene encoding NADH:ubiquinone reductase (Na(+)-transporting) subunit E codes for MEAYLSLFIKSIFIENMALSFFLGMCTFIAVSKKVETAFGLGVAVVFVQAITVPANNLLYRFVLKEGALAWAGLPDLDLGFIGLVTYIGLIAAIVQILEMALDKYVPSLYSALGIFLPLITVNCAILGGSLFMVQRDYSFGESVVYGFGSGIGWALAIVTMAGIRDRIKYADTPRGLGGMGITFITAGIMAIAFMLFSGIKL; via the coding sequence ATGGAAGCATATCTTTCGCTGTTCATAAAATCAATTTTCATCGAGAACATGGCTCTGTCCTTCTTTCTGGGCATGTGTACGTTCATCGCTGTTTCAAAGAAGGTCGAGACCGCTTTCGGCCTCGGTGTTGCGGTGGTGTTTGTTCAGGCCATAACGGTTCCGGCTAACAACCTGCTCTACAGGTTCGTGCTGAAAGAGGGTGCTCTGGCTTGGGCGGGTCTGCCCGACCTTGACCTCGGGTTTATCGGTCTTGTTACCTATATCGGCCTTATAGCCGCCATAGTGCAGATTCTGGAGATGGCGCTGGATAAATACGTTCCGTCGCTCTACTCAGCACTTGGCATCTTCCTGCCGCTTATAACGGTTAACTGTGCAATTCTGGGCGGTTCGCTGTTCATGGTGCAGAGGGATTATTCCTTCGGCGAGTCCGTGGTATACGGGTTCGGCTCCGGCATAGGCTGGGCGCTGGCGATCGTCACCATGGCGGGCATCAGAGACAGGATAAAATATGCCGACACACCCAGAGGGCTTGGCGGCATGGGAATAACATTCATAACGGCAGGCATCATGGCCATAGCCTTTATGCTGTTTTCGGGGATAAAGTTATGA
- a CDS encoding NADH:ubiquinone reductase (Na(+)-transporting) subunit D, with translation MSAMKVFTDPIIKNNPIAVQVLGICSTLAVTTKMEVTLVMAVSVMTVTALSNLFISMLRKLMPSSIRLIIEMTVVATLVIIADQIIKAYMFEVSKQLSVFMGLIITNCIIMGRAEAYAISNPPFRSFLDGLGNGAGYGLVLIIIATIREIVGSGKFFGMTVLPTVNSGGWYQPNGLFLLAPSAFFLIGILIWIARLTVVKAEE, from the coding sequence ATGTCGGCAATGAAGGTCTTTACAGACCCGATCATAAAGAACAACCCCATTGCGGTTCAGGTGCTGGGCATCTGCTCCACACTGGCGGTTACCACAAAGATGGAGGTGACACTCGTTATGGCGGTATCCGTTATGACGGTTACGGCACTCTCCAACCTCTTCATATCCATGCTGAGAAAGCTTATGCCCTCCAGCATCAGGCTTATAATCGAGATGACTGTGGTTGCCACTCTGGTCATCATCGCAGATCAGATCATCAAGGCCTACATGTTCGAGGTGAGCAAACAGCTGTCGGTGTTCATGGGGCTTATCATCACCAACTGCATCATCATGGGACGTGCGGAGGCATATGCCATCAGCAACCCACCGTTCAGAAGCTTTCTGGATGGTCTGGGCAACGGTGCAGGATACGGCCTTGTGCTTATCATAATAGCCACCATCAGGGAGATCGTTGGTTCCGGCAAGTTCTTCGGAATGACGGTTCTGCCCACGGTGAACTCAGGCGGGTGGTATCAGCCAAACGGGCTTTTTCTGCTTGCGCCCAGTGCGTTCTTCCTCATAGGCATCCTGATATGGATAGCCAGACTGACAGTCGTTAAGGCGGAGGAGTAA
- a CDS encoding Na(+)-translocating NADH-quinone reductase subunit C, protein MRPESDLRTFIIALVLAVICSFFVAGANVLLKPRQDMNRELERKKNILLAAGVLQADTDVNSAFEAVETYLVDMRTGKAEKGDAGKYFESIRRLASSADAVQLNKQQDVAVIKSIPAKIPVFILRDGSGQVSKVVLPIYGSGLWSTMYGFMALNADLNTVSGITFYDHGETPGLGGEIDNPLWKAGWVDKKIYGDDGSVALSVVKGAKGDSQIDSLSGATMTSRGVENTVRFWMGADGYGKFLASLKQGGA, encoded by the coding sequence ATGCGGCCTGAAAGCGATCTTAGAACGTTTATAATTGCGCTGGTGCTTGCTGTTATATGCTCCTTTTTCGTGGCGGGGGCAAACGTGCTCCTCAAGCCCAGACAGGACATGAACAGGGAACTGGAACGCAAAAAGAATATACTTCTGGCGGCCGGAGTTCTGCAGGCCGACACGGATGTGAACAGCGCATTTGAAGCTGTTGAGACATATCTTGTTGATATGCGCACGGGAAAGGCCGAAAAGGGGGATGCGGGCAAATATTTTGAGAGCATCCGCAGACTTGCCTCGTCCGCCGATGCGGTTCAGCTGAACAAACAGCAGGATGTCGCCGTTATCAAAAGCATTCCGGCGAAAATTCCCGTTTTCATCCTGCGTGACGGCAGCGGACAGGTTTCGAAGGTGGTTCTGCCAATTTACGGTTCCGGTCTCTGGAGCACAATGTACGGGTTCATGGCTCTGAACGCAGATCTGAACACTGTAAGCGGCATAACCTTTTATGACCACGGAGAAACACCCGGTCTGGGCGGCGAGATAGACAATCCGCTGTGGAAGGCCGGCTGGGTTGACAAAAAGATATACGGCGACGACGGCTCGGTGGCTCTTTCCGTTGTGAAAGGGGCAAAGGGCGACAGCCAGATAGATTCTCTGAGCGGGGCGACAATGACCAGCAGAGGCGTTGAGAACACCGTCCGTTTCTGGATGGGTGCGGACGGCTACGGCAAATTCCTTGCTTCGCTTAAACAGGGGGGTGCTTGA